The nucleotide sequence AGTCCCTGCACAGGGCGCAGGACTGGGAACTCAACTACCGGCTGCGTCGGGCCGGTCACCTCGTCTACTTCTCCCCGGACCTGCAGGTCGTCTACCGGCCGCGCGACAGTGTTTCGGCACTAGCGCGGCAGTTCTACCGGACCGGCCAGTGGCGCCGCGAGGTCATCCGCCGCCATCCCGACACGGCCTCCCTGCGCTACCTCGCGCCCCCGCTCACGGTCGTCGGGACGGGAGGGGGGCTGGTGCTCGGCCTGCTCGGGCTGGTGCTGCGCAGCCGGGTGCTGACCGCGGCGCTGATCGCGCCGGCCGTCTATGTCGCCTTCGTCGGAGCCGCCACGGCGAGCCTGGGGCACCTCCGCCCTGCGGCGCGCCTGCGGATGCCGCTCGTCCTGACGATCATGCACCTGGCCTGGGGGGCCGGGTTCATCCATGGCCGGCCGACCGGCGCCTGAGAAGCCCCGAGAAGACGCTGCGAGAACCGTGACAAGATGGAACACATGGATCCCCGACCGGCCGACGAGGCGACACCCGTGAGCGGCTCGGCGGTGGATGTCCTGCGGCAGGCCCAGTTGCTCGCCGACCGCCTGCGGCAGGAGGCGGAGGCGGAGGCCGACGCCGTACGGGCACTGACGGCCGAGGTGAAGAGGGAACGCGACGAAGCGGCAGCGGAGCTGCAGTTCTCGCGGCACCGCCTCGACGAGGCCCGCGCCGACGCTGCCCACATCCTGGAGGACGCCGCGCGGCAGGCCGGTGAGCTCACCGGCGTCGCGGAGCGCAATGCCGACGAGCTGATCGCCGACTCGCGCGTCGAGGCTGAGCAACGGGCCGCCGACGCCGACGCCAGGGCCGCGCGCGTCGTCGGGGAGGCCGCCGAGGAGGCTGCCCGCCTGCGCGCCGAGGCTGAGGTCGACGTTGCGCGGCAGGCCGACGAGCTGGCCGCAGCCCGCGCCGTCCACGACGGACAGCTGGCCTCCGAACGCGCCGCGGCCGAGGCGCAGACGGCGCGGCTGCGCGCGGAGGCGGACGAGTACGTCGCCTCGTTGAAGGCCACGACCGTCGACCAGGTGACCCAGATCCGCACCCGCATCGCCGCAGAGTCCGACGCTGCCGAGCGTCGCGCGGCCGAACACCTCGCCGCGGCGCGCGAGGAGGCTGCCCGCCTGCTCGCCGAGGCGGACGAGAAGGCCAAGGAGCAGCTCGCGGACGCCGCCGGCCAGCTCGAGTGGGCGCGGGCGACCGTGGCCGGGCTGCTCGACGGTGCCGCCGCAGACACGGCCCGCACCCGCCGCGAGGCCCACGCCGACTCCGCGGCCCGGGCCCGCGACCTGCGCGGCAAGCTCGCGGCGACCCTCGCCAGGAGCGTCGACGTCGCCCGTCGCCGCGTCCGCAGCGCCGACGTCGAGGCCGCCGACATCCGCGGCCGCGCCGACGCCGAGCTCCGAGCCGCCACGCAGCACGCCGCCCGCACCCGGCAGCAGGCCGAGGCCCAGGCAGCCGACGTGGTCGCCCGCGCTGAGCGGGAGGCCGCCGCCATCGCCGAGCGCGCGCAGGCGCGCACCGCGGATGCAGAGGCCAACGCCACGCTCGTGCGCGAACGCCTGAGCGCCGACCTCGAACGCACCCAGAAGGCGTCCTTCGAACGGACGAGGGCCACCCGCGAGGAGGCGATCGCGCTGCTCGCAGGCGCCCGCGTCGAGGCGGAGGCCCTGCGGACGCAGGCCAGGGCGATGCTGACCGAGGCCAGGGAGGAGGTCGCGGGGCTCGCGAAGCGCCGCGACACCATCACCGCACAACTCAACAACCTCTCCGGCGTGATCGAAGCGCTCGCCGTGAACGAAACCCCCACTCAGAATGAGGACAATTGATGGCACCCGCATTTAGGACAGTTCTGCGCGGCTACGAGCCCGCACAGGTGGATGCAGAGCTGGGAACCCTGCAGCAGGCACTCGAGGCCGCACGGGCCGAGCTGGGGGAGCTCACCGTGCAGCTGAAGGAGGCCCGTCAGGGGCAGGCCGGGCTCGAGTCCGACCTCGCCGCCGCCCGCTCCCGCGCCGAGGAGGCAGCCAAGGCCAAGGCCACCGTGTCGCGCCCGACCTTCGCCGACCTGGGCGAGCGCATCAGCCAGATGCTCACCCTCGCCGAGGAGGAGGCGGCCGAGCTCCGCCGAGCCGCCAAGGATGAGGCGACCCGCGTCGTGGAGGAGGCCACCGCGAAGGCGCAGCAGGCCGCCGCCGAGGCCGACCGCTACGCCGTCGACACCCGCAGCTCGGCCGATGCCGACGCCGAGGCACGGCTGTCCGGGGCGCAGCGACGGGCCGACGAGATGATCGACCACGCCGACCGCGAGGCCGCGACCCGCCGTGAGGAGGCAGAGGCCGTCTACGAGTCCCAGCAGGCCCGCGCCGCGCAGGCCGCCGCCGACTTCGAGCGCACGCTGGCCGAGCGCAGGGACGCCGCCGCCGCCGACTTCGCCACCCAGATGGGTCAGCGCGACGACCAGCTGCGCGCCGCCGAGGAGAACCTCCGTGCCGCGGAGAACGAGGCCCTGCGCATCGTCTCCGACGCCGGCAGCCAGGCCGAGAGCATGAAGGTCACCGCGCAGCGCGAGGCCGACGACCTCGTCGGTCAGGCACGCGCCCAGGCCGAGCGGATCCGGCGCGACTCCGAGCGCGAGCTCGCCGCCGTGACCGCCCGCCGCGACTCCATCACCGCCCAGCTCAGCAACGTCCGGCAGATGCTGGCGACCCTGGGTGGCGGCGCCGCGCTGATCGCCGACCCCGTCGCGGCGGTGCAGCAGGCCGATGCGGGGACACCCGCCGAGGAGGCCCCCGCCGAGGATGCGGCCGAGGCCGCCGAGGAGCAGGCCGAGGAACCCAGTAACTGACGTCTACAGGACGCGGGCGCGCTCACTGACGGAGATCAGGTCGAGCGCGCCCGCGTCGTATCCGGAGGCGAGTACCGTCGACCCGCCGCCGAGTACCGGCGCGACCAGCGCCGTCGCCACCGTCTGCCAGCCCGGTGCAGGGTCGGCGATCAGCAGCCGCTCGTCGCTGGGGGTCACGCGGCCGATCGGTCTGTCTGACCACATGGCCTCGCCGAGCCCGATCGCCTCGTCGTGCAGGTCCGGCTGCCCGAACACCTCCACGTAGTCGACGACACCTGCCGGCGCCTCGGCCAGCGCGCGGCCCAACGGGTGCAGGGAGCACATCACGGTCGTGGGCGCCCGACCGATGTCGTGTGGGCCGACGACGAGCAGGTCCGTGTCGCCTGTGCCGTCCAAGACCGGGCAGCCGCGCTGCCAGGCGGCGGCGATCCACACGTACGTCACCCAGTGTCCGGGGTGCGTCGTGGCCAGCGCGATGTCGATCGGCTCGCCGTCCTCGTGGCCGAGGTCGACGATGAGATTCGCCGTCTTGTCCACCCAGTTCGCAAACGTCGTGGCGCTCAGCTCGATGCGGGAGTCGTCGGCGGCGTCGTAGCACGTCAGCAGCGGCGAGCCGCCGCTCCGACGCACCCGGTCGGCAAGGGCATGGATGAACATGAACCCGACAGTAGTCTCCGCCTGACGGGGCGTGCTGCCGCACGCTAGGTTGTGGCCATGCGTTACGTGGTGATCATGGCCGGCGGCTCGGGAACCCGGTTGTGGCCGCTGTCCAGGCAGGGGCGGCCGAAGCAGCTGCTGGAGATCTTCCAGGGGCGCTCGCTGCTCAGGCTGGCCTTTGAGCGGCTGGACGGGCTGGTCGATGCCGAGCACATTCTCGTGTGCACCGGCCGCGCGTACGCCGCCGACGTCGCGATGCAGCTTCCAGAGCTCGCTCCGGGGAACATCCTGGGTGAGCCGGAGGGCCGGGACTCGCTCGGCGCGGTCGCCTGGTCAGCAGCCGAGATCGCACGCCGGGACCCCGAGGGTGTCGTCGCGATGGTGACCGCCGATCAGATCATCGAACCCGTCGAGGAGTTCCAGCGCAGCCTGACCACGGCCTTCGAGGTCGCCGAGTCCCGCCCGCAGTCCCTCGTCACACTGGGCGTCGTGCCCACCAGCGCGCATACGGGCTACGGCTACCTGCACCGCGCGGCGCCCATCGACGGGTTCCCGGGTGTCTGCGAGGTGGCGGAGTTCCGGGAGAAGCCCGCCCGCGACGTGGCCGAGGAGTACCTGGCCAGCGGCGAGTACTGGTGGAACGCAGGCATGTTCGTGTGGCGGGCGGCCACGCTGCTCGACCAGCTCGACCGGCTCGAGCCTGAGGTCGCGGCGACCGTCCGCGCCATCGCAGCCGAGCCCGACCGGCTCGACGAGCTCTTCCCGACGCTGAAGAGGATCTCGGTCGACTACGCGCTGATGGAACCCGCCTCGCGCGGGGCGACCGGTGCGCAGGTCGTGAGCGTCGGCCTGGCCATCGCCTGGCGCGACGTCGGCGGATACCTGTCGCTGGCAGAGACGCTGGCGCACGACGAGCACGGCAATGCCGTCGAGGGGCGCAGCGTCACCATGGACACCAGCGGGTGCGTGCTGGTCAACACCACCGGCCGCGACCACGTGCTCGCCACCATCGGCTTGACGGACACGCTGGTCGTCGCGACGCCCACCGCCACTCTCGCAGCCCGCCTGGAGGACGCGGAGCGGGTCAAGCAGCTGGTCGATGAGGTGCGAACCCGGGCGGGGGCAGAATTCGCGTAGACATCGACGGGGAGGGAAACAGCGAGGTGGACGACAACCTCATGCGGACGGGACACGCGGTGCTGCTGTGGGGCGCACTCTCCTCCGGGGCGGTGGAGGCCGTCGCCCTGGCGCTGGGCGGCACCCAGGCCGTCGGCCCGACGGCGTTGCTGGGCGTGACCGTCGCAGCCCTCGTCGCCGGGCCGGTCGGAAGAGGGGCCCGCATCGCCACCTTCTTCGCCGCCGCGGCGGCACTGGTCCTGCGGGTCGTGCTGATCGTCGTCCAGGCCGTGGCCGTCGCGACTCCGGCGGCGATGCTCGGCAGCGTGGCGGGGCTGCTGCTGGGCGGCGCTCTGCTGACGTTGGCGCTGCTGCAGGTCCAGGCCCGGGGCGATCTGGCGACGGCCCCCGCACGAGGTCCCGTGCCCCCCGCCTCTGCGGCGACCCCCGTCCATGCCCCGCGGCCCGCGCCGGGGGCCGGGCGGTGGGACAGGGCGACCACGCCCTGGCCCCGGGTCGACGAGGATGACCCGGATGCGACGCTGATCAGACCACCACGTCGCTGAACCGGGCGCGCCGCTACACTTGACGCACCTAAATCACTCCGGTGTAATTCGGGGCAGAAGGGAGGGTTGCATGGATGAGAGTCTGATTTCTCTGCTCGACGACGACGGCGCCTTTGCGTGGCAGGCCGACGCCCTGTGCGCCCAGACCGATCCCGAGGCGTTCTTCCCTGAAAAGGGTGGCTCGACCCGAGAGGCCAAGCGAGTGTGCGAGAGCTGCACCGTGCGCACCGAATGCCTGGAGTACGCCCTCCAACAGGACGAGCGCTTCGGTATCTGGGGTGGTCTCTCCGAGCGGGAGCGCCGCAAGCTCAAGCGCGCCGCGGGCTGAGCGCCGGTCGCGGGCCGACCTCCGACAGGGCTGATATGGTCGTCCACCCACCCGTGAACCCCGGGCGCACGAGACGACTCAGGCTGGAGAACACGTGAGCGACGAACCCCTGCACGGGCATCTCGAGGACGACCTCTGGTCCTGGATCGACCAGGATGACACCGCCGACGACGCCCCCGACATCGACCCGTCCGCCGTGACGGCCGTCATGGTGGTGCACGACGCGGCCGAGTTCCTCCCGCGCCAGCTCGTCGCGCTCGCGGGTCTCAACCCCCGCCCCGGCCGCCTCGTCGCCGTCGACACCGGATCCCAGGACTCGTCCGGGGACCTCCTGCGGAAGGCGTTGGGCGAGGGGATCCTCGACGATGTCCTCACCGCCGACCGCGACGTGACCTTCGGCGAGGCCGTAAGGCTGGGCCTCGGCGAGGACGAGCCTGAGTGGGTCTGGCTGCTGCACGACGACTCCGCACCCCGCCGCGGCACACTGACCCGCCTCCTCGAGGGGGCGAAGCAGGCCGACGTCGTCGTGCCGAAGCTGCTGCAGCCCAAGCGCCGCAACTACCGAGAGACCCTCTCCGAGGTCGGCCAGGCCATCACGCGAGGCGGCGAGCGCGTCCCGCTCGTCGAGGAAGGCGACATCGACCAGGGGCAGACCGATGCCCGCGACGTGCTGGGCGCCTCCACTGCCGGGCTGCTGGTCCGCGGCGAGACGTGGCGCGAGCTCGGCGGCATCGCCCCCGAGGTTGCGCGGCACCGGGACGGCGTGGACTTCTGCTGGCGTGCCAATGCCGTCGGCTTCCGCGTCCTGACCTGGCCTGCCGGGTCGCTGCACCACCTGCGCGCCGGACACACCGGGCTGCGTCACGAGTCACGGCATCCGCACCTCGACGACCGCCTGGCCGCGCTGCGCATCGCCGGCTCGCGCGGGGCTTCGACGTTCGGGCTGGGCGCCGCCAGCCTGCTGCGCTCGGCGGGTTTCCTGCTCGCCAAGGCGCCCGGCTTCGCCCGCGCCGAGCTGGGTGCGTTCCGACGCTACCGAGACACGGCCGAGGAGACCGCCTCCCTCGCAGCCCGGCTGCCGGAGGAGGACCTGACGCCTGAGGAGCTGCTCCCCAGTCGCTTCTGGCCGGTGCAACACGCGTTCGACAGGTTCGGCAGCGCGGTGTCCGAGCGCTACAAGGACCTCACCGACACGACGGAGGCCGACACCTCCCTCGACGAGCTGACCAGCGACGATGAGCTCACGGCCAGCGTCGGGCGCGGCCTACACGTCTCGCCGGTCGCCGTGCTTGTCGTCGTGCTGCTCGTCGCGGCGGGCGTCGCGGCGCGCAGCCTGCTCGGCGGTGGACCGATCTCCGGCGGCGGGCTGCTGGCGGCCCCCGCGTCGCTGGCCGCGGCCTGGCAGGCCTACCTGACCGGCACCGCACCCTGGCTCGGTTTCGCGGCCTTCTCCTCGCTCGGCGGCTTCGGCAGCCCGGGCTGGTTCACCTTCCTGGCCGTGATCCTGGTCCCGCTGCTCTCCGGCATCTCCGCGCTCGCCCTGCTGCGGCACCTGCGGGTGGCGCTGCCCGTCGCGGTCGCCGCCGGCGGGGCCTGGGCCGGCGCCACCATCCTGCTCGGGCTGGTCACCGCCGGTGACGTGTCGGGCATGGTGCTCGCCGTCGCTGCCCCCATCCTCGCCCGGGCCGTCCATGCGGTCGTGATCGACGAGGACACCGGAGCGGAGGGCCTGCGCGCCCCCGCCAGCGCCGCGTTCTGGCTGATCGTCGTCTCGGTCGTCTGGCCTGTGGCGCTGCCGCTGCTCACCGTCGTCGCCGTCGTGTGGGCCGTACGCGATCGCGAGCGCATCGTCTCCGTCGCGATCATGGTCGTGCCCGCCTGGCTCGTGTTCATCCCCTGGCTGCCCACGCTGGTGCGCCACCCCGGTCGGCTCCTGACCGGCGTCGACCCGCTGGCGTGGCCGGACTTCCCGCCGGCCTCCTACGCGCTCGTCGTCGGGCGGATCCTGCCGTCCGGCCTCCCGCTGTGGGCCAACATCGTCTTCTTCGCCGCACTTGGCGTCGTGGCTCTGCTCGCCATCTCGACGCTGCGCAGGCCGGCCTGGACGAGGGCCGTCGTCGGCGTCGCCGCTCCGCTGCTGGTCGGCACGCTGCTGTCGCGCCTCATCGTCGAGGTCGACGGGGGCGTTGCGCGCCCGCTGCTGTCGCCCTGGGCGCTGCTGGTCGTCGCGGCCCTGCTCGCGCCGGCCATCTGGTGTGACCGCGAGGAGACGAGGATCCGCTCCCGCGGTGTGCTGTCGATGTCGCTGGCGGGGCTGCTGGCGGTCGGAGTGTGGGCCGTGGTCGGCTTCGCGGGACCCGTGCAGTCGACGACCAGCGTCCTGCCCGGCTACGTCCGAGACGTCATCTCGTCCAGCCGTGACTCCCGTGCGCTGCTCGTCGACCTGAGCGACGCGTCCGCCGTCTCCTGGAGCGTCGTCGACGCCC is from Tessaracoccus palaemonis and encodes:
- a CDS encoding WhiB family transcriptional regulator, which gives rise to MDESLISLLDDDGAFAWQADALCAQTDPEAFFPEKGGSTREAKRVCESCTVRTECLEYALQQDERFGIWGGLSERERRKLKRAAG
- a CDS encoding TIGR03089 family protein — encoded protein: MFIHALADRVRRSGGSPLLTCYDAADDSRIELSATTFANWVDKTANLIVDLGHEDGEPIDIALATTHPGHWVTYVWIAAAWQRGCPVLDGTGDTDLLVVGPHDIGRAPTTVMCSLHPLGRALAEAPAGVVDYVEVFGQPDLHDEAIGLGEAMWSDRPIGRVTPSDERLLIADPAPGWQTVATALVAPVLGGGSTVLASGYDAGALDLISVSERARVL
- a CDS encoding glycosyltransferase family 2 protein, whose translation is MSDEPLHGHLEDDLWSWIDQDDTADDAPDIDPSAVTAVMVVHDAAEFLPRQLVALAGLNPRPGRLVAVDTGSQDSSGDLLRKALGEGILDDVLTADRDVTFGEAVRLGLGEDEPEWVWLLHDDSAPRRGTLTRLLEGAKQADVVVPKLLQPKRRNYRETLSEVGQAITRGGERVPLVEEGDIDQGQTDARDVLGASTAGLLVRGETWRELGGIAPEVARHRDGVDFCWRANAVGFRVLTWPAGSLHHLRAGHTGLRHESRHPHLDDRLAALRIAGSRGASTFGLGAASLLRSAGFLLAKAPGFARAELGAFRRYRDTAEETASLAARLPEEDLTPEELLPSRFWPVQHAFDRFGSAVSERYKDLTDTTEADTSLDELTSDDELTASVGRGLHVSPVAVLVVVLLVAAGVAARSLLGGGPISGGGLLAAPASLAAAWQAYLTGTAPWLGFAAFSSLGGFGSPGWFTFLAVILVPLLSGISALALLRHLRVALPVAVAAGGAWAGATILLGLVTAGDVSGMVLAVAAPILARAVHAVVIDEDTGAEGLRAPASAAFWLIVVSVVWPVALPLLTVVAVVWAVRDRERIVSVAIMVVPAWLVFIPWLPTLVRHPGRLLTGVDPLAWPDFPPASYALVVGRILPSGLPLWANIVFFAALGVVALLAISTLRRPAWTRAVVGVAAPLLVGTLLSRLIVEVDGGVARPLLSPWALLVVAALLAPAIWCDREETRIRSRGVLSMSLAGLLAVGVWAVVGFAGPVQSTTSVLPGYVRDVISSSRDSRALLVDLSDASAVSWSVVDARQPRWGSAERNPTGSFADQFAALAEAIAGANPPSDLADRFRELGVSHLWVRGFDQDHRAALDNLESLVSAAADDSSAVWTVGGLVSRVTIDSEPIADGQVPPGDEGRELRVADSPDVSWTASVDGQRLARGTTTTDVSREDVVTLTGVPADGGTLSIEPTPRWWQLALHVVVLLVVATLAAPTLGGATVARRGQS
- a CDS encoding mannose-1-phosphate guanylyltransferase, with translation MRYVVIMAGGSGTRLWPLSRQGRPKQLLEIFQGRSLLRLAFERLDGLVDAEHILVCTGRAYAADVAMQLPELAPGNILGEPEGRDSLGAVAWSAAEIARRDPEGVVAMVTADQIIEPVEEFQRSLTTAFEVAESRPQSLVTLGVVPTSAHTGYGYLHRAAPIDGFPGVCEVAEFREKPARDVAEEYLASGEYWWNAGMFVWRAATLLDQLDRLEPEVAATVRAIAAEPDRLDELFPTLKRISVDYALMEPASRGATGAQVVSVGLAIAWRDVGGYLSLAETLAHDEHGNAVEGRSVTMDTSGCVLVNTTGRDHVLATIGLTDTLVVATPTATLAARLEDAERVKQLVDEVRTRAGAEFA